One Oncorhynchus clarkii lewisi isolate Uvic-CL-2024 chromosome 32, UVic_Ocla_1.0, whole genome shotgun sequence DNA window includes the following coding sequences:
- the LOC139392300 gene encoding glycosylated lysosomal membrane protein, translating into MAADIMYTIHCYVLFVLLTLRCSSSFIGNGENYRRNLSLELNPGLNSSLTPLPPGVGLLHVRALGKNNTLHYLLCSQGAPALLLVHTNSTSSKVKVDWPAFLVQNTTGSLKLTPESSVLYSNALVFTRLWEYDDVNDTAVPEHLPPSSFFQPYELQNFTWDDLNKTLDPMAHTALLCGRGASESFSNGSLCLKFSAFDVEGRDQGWPSLLHNANSSQLRVVLDGVVPRSNRSRFSLELQVVGGTQAMSRVDVLQSIDDEYTPSIFKVSQWVSSPVNSTSPVLGYAQWKPVAYRRPSPLFEDATPCRHSTPVPVAQLPPSGLVRAYFGGERQTTGLNMTFSITGDPFYNTTNYLSWTVLVGLGSPPVDSFSPLVLVIMAVGLGTPMLIILLGGVCVCVRKNRPQPQVYEPIN; encoded by the exons ATGGCGGCGGATATTATGTACACAATCCACTGTTATGTCTTATTTGTGCTTTTAACGCTTCGATGTTCTTCTAGTTTTATCGGCAATGGTGAGAACTACCGACGGAAT TTATCCCTGGAGCTTAACCCTGGTCTAAACTCCTCGCTGACGCCGCTACCCCCTGGTGTTGGCTTGCTCCATGTGCGGGCGCTGGGCAAGAACAACACACTGCACTACCTCCTCTGCAGCCAGGGGGCGCCAGCATTACTTCTGGTGCACACAAACTCCACTTCATCCAAAGTGAAGGTAGACTGGCCTGCCTTCTTGGTACAAAATACCACAGGCAGCCTGAAATTGACTCCGGAGAGCAGTGTTCTGTACAGCAACGCACTCGTCTTTACCAGG CTGTGGGAGTACGACGATGTCAACGACACAGCCGTCCCCGAGCACCTACCCCCCTCCAGCTTCTTCCAGCCCTATGAGCTGCAGAACTTCACCTGGGATGACCTGAACAAGACACTTGACCCCATGGCCCACACAGCCCTGCTCTGTGGAAGAGGCGCCAGCGAGAGCTTCAGCAACGGTTCGCTCTGTCTGAAG TTCTCAGCCTTTGATGTTGAGGGGCGGGACCAAGGCTGGCCCAGCCTCCTCCACAACGCAAACTCCTCCCAGCTGAGGGTGGTGCTGGACGGTGTGGTCCCGAGGTCCAATCGCTCCCGCTTCTCTCTAGAGCTACAGGTTGTGGGCGGCACCCAGGCCATGAGCAGAGTGGACGTGCTCCAGTCAATAGATGATGAATACACACCCTCCATATTCAAG GTATCTCAGTGGGTGTCCTCTCCAGTCAATTCCACCTCTCCTGTTCTTGGCTACGCCCAATGGAAGCCCGTGGCCTACCGCAGGCCATCGCCTCTCTTTGAGGACGCCACTCCCTGCCGCCACTCAACCCCTGTCCCCGTAGCCCAGCTTCCTCCCTCCGGCCTAGTGCGGGCGTATTTTGGAGGGGAGCGCCAGACCACCGGGCTCAACATGACCTTCAGTATCACTGGAGACCCATTCTACAACACCACCAACTACCTCAGCTG GACTGTGTTGGTGGGGCTGGGCTCTCCTCCTGTGGACTCGTTCTCTCCCCTGGTTCTGGTCATCATGGCGGTGGGGCTGGGCACTCCCATGCTGATCATCCTGCTTGgcggggtatgtgtgtgtgtccgcaaGAACAGGCCCCAACCACAGGTCTATGAGCCAATCAACTGA